From the genome of Enoplosus armatus isolate fEnoArm2 chromosome 21 unlocalized genomic scaffold, fEnoArm2.hap1 SUPER_21_unloc_1, whole genome shotgun sequence, one region includes:
- the LOC139307166 gene encoding GTP-binding protein Rheb-like has protein sequence MPQPKSRKIAVLGYRSVGKSSLTIQFVEGQFVDSYDPTIENTFTKTMTVNGQEYNLQLVDTAGQDEYSIFPQSYTIDVDGYILIYSVTSYKSFEVVRVIHEKLLDMVGNVQVPIILAGNKKDLHMERVISFEEGKALAESWSAAFLESSAKENQTAVEVFRRMILEVEKMEAGQPQGRTPCSMM, from the exons ATGCCGCAGCCAAAATCCCGGAAAATCGCCGTGTTGGGTTACAGATCGGTGG ggaAATCTTCTCTCACCATCCAGTTTGTGGAGGGACAATTTGTCGACTCCTATGATCCCACTATAGAGAACA cgtTCACTAAGACGATGACAGTGAACGGTCAGGAGTACAACCTGCAGCTGGTCGACACGGCCGGTCAG gatgagTACTCCATCTTCCCTCAGAGTTACACCATCGACGTCGACGGTTACATCCTCATCTACTCTGTAACATCCTACAAAAG tTTTGAGGTGGTCAGAGTTATCCATGAGAAGCTGCTGGACATGGTGGGAAACGTCca agtACCAATTATTTTAGCTGGGAACAAGAAAGACTTACACATGGAgag AGTGATCAGTTTCGAGGAGGGGAAAGCTCTGGCAGAGTCGTGGAGCGCTGCCTTCCTCGAGTCTTCAGCCAAAGAAAACCAG ACGGCGGTGGAGGTGTTCAGGAGGATGATCCTGGAGGTGGAGAAGATGGAGGCGGGTCAGCCGCAGGGTCGGACACCCTGCTCTATGATGTAG